The genomic segment AAAAGCAGTATGGCGATAAAATTCCTATCGGAGCCGGAAATGTCGTTGACGAAGACGGTTTTATCTTTTTAGCGGAGGCTGGCGCTGATTTTATTAAAGTGGGGATTGGTGGCGGCTCTATCTGTATTACCCGCGAAACCAAAGGCATAGGACGAGGCCAGGCAACAGCGCTTATTGAGGTTGCCAAAGCCCGTGATAACTATTTTAAGAAAACAGGCGTCTATATCCCCATCTGTTCTGATGGCGGCATTGTATATGATCATCATATCACGATGGCGCTTGCGATGGGCAGCGACTTTTGTATGCTGGGGCGTTACTTTGCCCGTTTTGATGAAAGCCCGACAAACAAAATACTGGTAAACGGCAGTTATATGAAAGAATATTGGGGTGAAGGCTCGTCACGGGCACGAAACTGGCAGCGTTACGATTCCGGCGGAGACAGTAAACTGGCATTTGAAGAGGGCGTCGATTCCTATGTTCCCTATGCCGGCTCATTGCATGACGGAGTTAAAACAACGCTCTATAAGGTACGTTCTACGATGTGTAATTGCGGCGTTTTAACTATTCCGGAGCTGCAAAAGAATGCAAAAATAACATTGGTCTCCCCTTCCAGCATTGTGGAAGGCGGTTCTCACGATGTTATGCTGAAAGACGTGCGCTCCTCTATACGCTAAAAAACAGCCGCCCTCTTTATAGAACGGTGTAATTTCTATCGGGCATTTCTAAAAATCACCATTTTTAGAGATGCCCGATATTGTTTTGTTAAAGCAACCTAATGAGCGGTCGGAGTTTCGCGGCGGTTTTCGCGAATCTTGTTTTTCATCAAGGGGGGCTGACCGGTTGCATCGAGTGCATCGCGCCAGAGCGAGCCGTCCGGTTCAACATAGTTGCGTGAACGGACAACGACATTGATCGGTAGGTGAACAAACTTGTTGTACATCAGCCCCACAATCAGTTTTGTCTTGCCTGCCATAGCAGCATGTACCGCATTATTCCCGAGCCGTTCGCAGTAAATGGAGTCAACCGGTGCGGCCGGCGCCGAACGAATTTGATAGCTCGGATCGATATACTTTAAATTGATATGGATGGATTTTGCCTTAAAGTAAGCGTCAATTTGTTCTTTTAAGAATACACCGATATCGGAAAGGCGCTTATTCCCCGAATCGTCGGTTTCATTTTTGCTCTGCATCAAGTCTTGCCCTGCCCCTTCCGCAACAACAATGACCGTATAATGACTTTGTTCCAAACGGTCTTCCAGATGCTTTAAAAAACCGTTTTCGCCTTGCATATCGAAAGGAATTTCGGGGATGAGTACAAAGTCAACTTCATGACTTGCGATAGCGGTATGCGTGGCAATAAAGCCCGATTCTCGTCCCATCAGCTTGACTAATCCAATACCGTTAATCTGAGATTGTGCTTCCATACGGGCGGCGGCAACTGCTTCGGAGGCTTTTACAACTGCCGTGTCGAATCCGAAAGATTTTTGAATGAATGATAAGTCGTTGTCAACGGTTTTTGGAATGCCGACAACGGAGATACAAAGGTTTCGCCGTTCAATCTCTTTTGCAATTTCCAAAGCGCCTTTTTGCGTTCCATCTCCTCCGATAACAAAGAGGATATTTAAATTGAGGCGTTCAATTCCATCGACAATTTCGACAACTCGGGTGCCGCCACCGCGCGAAGTACCGAGGATTGTGCCTCCCGTTTTATGGCATGCGTCTACAACTGTCGGATTTAAGGGCATAACGTCAAAATGGTAATCCGGTAAAAGTCCTTTGAAGCCGAATCGAATACCGCTTATTCGTTTTACGCCGTACCGTCCCCACAAACAGCGTACTACCGAGCGGATAACGTCATTAAGACCGGGACACAGTCCACCGCATGTGATAATACCTGCGTGTACGTGGCTCGGATTAAAGAATATTTTTTCCCGCGGGCCTGCTTTTTCGATAAGTTGTTCACGCTTAAAGGGGCCGTACTGCTCTCCGACTTTGGATTCCAGCCGAAAGCGTATAAAATCATCATTCGTAACATAATTAGCGATACGGTCTCCAACTACGTTTGACAGGTGAATGGGAGACGGTATTTTACAGGGGCCGAGTGTCTCAATGGTAAAATCAAATTCCTCATCACGGCGCATAATGAACCTCCGTTATATCGAATATATCAAGCTCCAATTTTAGGGAGCTATAATTTGGGATTTTCCATAATTATCGATGATAACTGATGTTACAGTATCATAAAATCGCAGGGCTTGAAAGGGAGAAAAAGCGTTTTTTGATTGACAGATTTATCGATTTTCTTCATTATAAGGATATCTATGGCACAGAAAAAAGAATCTTTCCTTACACGCATATTACAGCTTTTTTTTCCGCAGGCTGATGCAGAGGCGATAAAGAAACGGCACTTAAAAGCGTTGGCAAAGGAAATTTCAAAAAATAAATTCGGAAAATGGTATAAACCCTCTTCTGAGGAGCTTCAGCAACAGATGGCTCGTTTCTTTTTTGAACTGTACAAGATTGTCGGTCCTGCACGAGCGCTTCTTGCAAGTGCTGCCTCGTCAAAGGTTCTCAAGTCTATCACCGTAGAGCAAAATTTGTCAAAACAGCAGCATCAAATACGAGAAAAGCTGACGCCCGAAGCTATTAAAGAACGCGCAAAAACAACCAATCAAAAAGAGCTGAGTCTTCAGGTACAGAAAGAATTTGATGCTTTTATGCGTGAATTTGACGGCAAAAAGATAGATGAGATCGATACATTGTACCGACAGCTCAACGAATTTATCCATTTTGTGCTGTTTGATTATTACTTCTTTTTAAAAAAATTTGATCCCGCCTTGCCGGAAGATAAATTTTCTTATACACCAAACTTTTCGAATGTCAACGGTGAATATCTTAAAGATGAATTAAACGATTTTATCGTTGTACTTAACGGGCTTTCGCTTGATGCAAATTGGGAAAAGCTTTTTGCAATTATTACTGCATACAAAAATGTACAACCGGTTAATGCTCCGCAGTGGAAAAAATATCTTGGCCTTTTAAATGACGTACGCCGTTCTCATATTCTGGAAAAAATTATTCAGCATATTACAAAAAATCCTACCTATATAGTGGAAATCAGTCCTTTCACCGAAAAGGTTACCGATGAGTATCTTAAACAAATAGAACGATCTATTGATAATACGTTAAAAGATATTGTTGCGGAACAAAAGAATTCTCAAGTAGCAGTATTGGTACAGCGTGTATTTGGGAATGTTATTCCTTCAGGTACTAAAAACTATAATCCGCGTTCCAATGCGGCATTTGAGAAACGAGGGCTTGAAGGTTATATCTATGCCGATGCAATGAACTACCTCAAATCATTTTTAGTTGAATACTTTAAAAGTGATGTCAGGGCTCTCTCCGATTTAATTTTAGTACGCGGGCAATGGACACAGCAGGTTCTGTCTGCCGAATATTCAGAAAGCTATCATAATTTAATGCATATTTCGACCAAACTTTTGGAGTTTGACGAAAAGCTTTCAGAAGTTTCCGAAATGGGGGTTAAATTCCGTACGCTGTTGTCACGAATGGAGCGGGAGAAAGAAGCCGGCCGCCAAGTACAAAAACACTTGGATAATGTTAACGAAGCCGCTCTTAAATTGCTTAAAGTTGCTATTAAAAATATTATGACGCTTGGAAATGCTATAAAGAATTGTATTGCCGACTATGATAAACCTCATCGCGATTTACTGCAAAACTGGAAGGAAATCGAACAGCATTCCGATAAGCCCATACGGGAATGGATGACTGCTGTTTATACAAAAATTTATAATTTTATCATGCTTGAACAGGTCGTTTTAAAGAAAGAAGAATAGAGCCTTTCTGAGAGGTCTTGTTTATGGAAAAGATATTTGACTCGGTACGAGAGTTGGATAAGCGGGCGGAAGATACCTTTAATCTAAAAAACGGCGTGCTGATGGAGCATGCAGCTCGCAGCATGGCTGAACGTATCCGGAGTATTCTTTCATCGTGTTTATTGTATCCACAAAATATACAGGAACCCGCGAGGCAGAAAAATGCATGGGATTTGCCGTATTCGCACATCAAACTGCCACAGCCAGAACCGCCGTTTATACAGATTGTTTGCGGTTCGGGTGATAATGGTGGAGACGGGTATGCTCTTGCACGGCTGCTTGCCGATTTTTGTGCTGTTCGGATTGTTTCGGTAAAAGAACCGAAATCGCCTTTGTGTAAACTACAACGGGAGCGGCTTGAGCTGCTCGGCATACCGGTAGCTGCCGAATTGCAAGAACGTTGTGATGTGCTGGTCGATGCGGTGTTCGGTACCGGAATCCGCGGCAGCCTTGATAGCGAAATGTGCGCTTTGATTGAACGGATGAATGCCGTACAGAGCTATAAGGTTGCCTGCGATATTCCGAGCGGTTTAAATGAATTCGGTATACCGTCGACTGTTGCGTTCCGCGCCGATGAAACTTGTACCATGGGTGCCCTTAAAACCGCTCTCTATGCCGACGCCGCAAAGGATTATACCGGCACTATTCATGTTTGTAATCTCGGTCTGCCGCGGCGCTGCTACGAAGGTGAGACCGACACCTTTCTCTTGTCTGTAGCGGATATGAAGCTGCCTCACCGCAGCGTACAAAATACCCACAAGATGAGCTACGGACACGGCCTTTTTTTCTGCGGTGAAAAAAACGGCGCCTGTATGTTGGCAGCCACAGCTGCGCTCCACTTCGGAATCGGTTTGGTGACTGTATTCGGAGAACCTGTGCCTGCCGCTCCGTTCGATTTTATGTATACGTTGCAGCTGCCCGAAAATTTTTCGGCAGCAATGGTCGGCTCCGGATTAGGGCGAAGTTCCGATGCACAGGCTCGGGCGTTCGACTTTCTTTCACAAGAGCACGTTCGGGAACAGCCTCTTATTCTTGATGCCGACATACTGCATAACACCAAGCTGCCTGAACTGCTGCCGCTTTTCAAAGCGCCTATTTTAACGCCGCATCCAAAGGAGTTCCAAAGTCTGCTTGCAAATAGCGGGCTTGCGCAGGTAAGTGTCGCCGAAATACAGGAGCGCCGGTTTGAATATTTGAGGCAGTTTTGCGGCGCTTTCCCGCAGGCAGTTATAGTATTGAAAGGCGCTTATCCACTGATTGGGTGCGGAAACCAAGTATTTGTGAACCCGCTCGGAACCAATGCGCTCGCCAAAGCGGGTTCGGGCGATGTCTTGAGCGGGATGATTACCGCATTAGCGGCGCAAGGATATTCGCCGCTTGAAGCAGCCCTGACAGGTAGCCTTGCCCATGCCGAGGCTGCAAAGCTACTGCATACTTCCGACTACGGTTTAACGGCGAGTGCACTTGCGGAGGCCGCTGCTAAGCTGGGATAGAAGACATAGCGATCCTATCACATATTGGTAGGTGATCCTATCTTGAGCTTCAGTCAGTATGCCGTACTATAGGTCTGTTTAACATCTTTAGGGGTTTTCCGATCATTGTCCTGTATCGGTAGCGCTGCAACTACTATAAATATATTTTAAATGTCCAACATAAAAAACCGTCCTCTTGCTAAAACGGATAAAACTTTCTATAATAGTAAACTATCATTTTCTTAAAAGTGATTAGGAGAAAAATATGGAAACTCGAAGCCGTTATGCCCCGTCTCCAACAGGATTACAGCACATTGGCGGAGTACGTACTGCATTATTTAATTATCTTTTTTCCCGCGCTACCGGCGGAAAATTCATCTTGCGTATAGAAGACACCGATCAAACCC from the Treponema medium genome contains:
- a CDS encoding ATP-dependent 6-phosphofructokinase → MRRDEEFDFTIETLGPCKIPSPIHLSNVVGDRIANYVTNDDFIRFRLESKVGEQYGPFKREQLIEKAGPREKIFFNPSHVHAGIITCGGLCPGLNDVIRSVVRCLWGRYGVKRISGIRFGFKGLLPDYHFDVMPLNPTVVDACHKTGGTILGTSRGGGTRVVEIVDGIERLNLNILFVIGGDGTQKGALEIAKEIERRNLCISVVGIPKTVDNDLSFIQKSFGFDTAVVKASEAVAAARMEAQSQINGIGLVKLMGRESGFIATHTAIASHEVDFVLIPEIPFDMQGENGFLKHLEDRLEQSHYTVIVVAEGAGQDLMQSKNETDDSGNKRLSDIGVFLKEQIDAYFKAKSIHINLKYIDPSYQIRSAPAAPVDSIYCERLGNNAVHAAMAGKTKLIVGLMYNKFVHLPINVVVRSRNYVEPDGSLWRDALDATGQPPLMKNKIRENRRETPTAH
- a CDS encoding DUF5312 family protein — its product is MAQKKESFLTRILQLFFPQADAEAIKKRHLKALAKEISKNKFGKWYKPSSEELQQQMARFFFELYKIVGPARALLASAASSKVLKSITVEQNLSKQQHQIREKLTPEAIKERAKTTNQKELSLQVQKEFDAFMREFDGKKIDEIDTLYRQLNEFIHFVLFDYYFFLKKFDPALPEDKFSYTPNFSNVNGEYLKDELNDFIVVLNGLSLDANWEKLFAIITAYKNVQPVNAPQWKKYLGLLNDVRRSHILEKIIQHITKNPTYIVEISPFTEKVTDEYLKQIERSIDNTLKDIVAEQKNSQVAVLVQRVFGNVIPSGTKNYNPRSNAAFEKRGLEGYIYADAMNYLKSFLVEYFKSDVRALSDLILVRGQWTQQVLSAEYSESYHNLMHISTKLLEFDEKLSEVSEMGVKFRTLLSRMEREKEAGRQVQKHLDNVNEAALKLLKVAIKNIMTLGNAIKNCIADYDKPHRDLLQNWKEIEQHSDKPIREWMTAVYTKIYNFIMLEQVVLKKEE
- a CDS encoding NAD(P)H-hydrate epimerase gives rise to the protein MEKIFDSVRELDKRAEDTFNLKNGVLMEHAARSMAERIRSILSSCLLYPQNIQEPARQKNAWDLPYSHIKLPQPEPPFIQIVCGSGDNGGDGYALARLLADFCAVRIVSVKEPKSPLCKLQRERLELLGIPVAAELQERCDVLVDAVFGTGIRGSLDSEMCALIERMNAVQSYKVACDIPSGLNEFGIPSTVAFRADETCTMGALKTALYADAAKDYTGTIHVCNLGLPRRCYEGETDTFLLSVADMKLPHRSVQNTHKMSYGHGLFFCGEKNGACMLAATAALHFGIGLVTVFGEPVPAAPFDFMYTLQLPENFSAAMVGSGLGRSSDAQARAFDFLSQEHVREQPLILDADILHNTKLPELLPLFKAPILTPHPKEFQSLLANSGLAQVSVAEIQERRFEYLRQFCGAFPQAVIVLKGAYPLIGCGNQVFVNPLGTNALAKAGSGDVLSGMITALAAQGYSPLEAALTGSLAHAEAAKLLHTSDYGLTASALAEAAAKLG